The following nucleotide sequence is from Scleropages formosus chromosome 4, fSclFor1.1, whole genome shotgun sequence.
ATTCTTCAGAGGCAGAACTCAGCATCATCGcctttaactgacacttttctccaaagcaacatacagcggtaacagttgtttacccatctatacagctgggtaatttcatggtaagtaccttgctcaagggagctacagctggaggtaggattcaagcCAGTGATCTTTGGTTCCCAAGGCAGCAGCGTTAACCCCTAGGCTACCAGCCATCCCCACTAAGGGTAAATGAatagtgtaaatgtacatcCCTCAAGGGTAGCTACTGCAGGAAGGTCTCTCCTGGGGCTCAAAGAACCAGCTCCAGTCCCCAGGGCCAGAACCCCTCCGCTACATGTCCTCTGTGTGATAACGTGTAACGATTTGTCCTCCGTGCTGCTGTTGTCCCCCCTGTAAAGTGATGCGTAACATCAGCGTAACGTCTGTGCAACATCTGTGTAACACTGTGTTGTGTCACGAAAGGTAAAGTGCAGAGGTTCTCAGTCCCGGCTCCACTGTGGCGGAACGACCCCGTCCCCCCcgccactcagaactgctgaaactctgcctaCGTGGGGTCTGAAAACTCGTCGCTCCAGCTCGCTCACCAACATGATGTATGgtgaaaatgttcatgcaccgtgactttatgatcatgcccacaTAAGCCGCTACTGCTGTACTGTAGCGTGTCGCGCAGcgcgtgggtttggatgggtcgaagaaggacgcagagagGCAGCTGAGCGTTCATCTCGAACGCTTTAGTAGAGCACCTGCGCACAGGGGAATAAtgtctcggtccgaggaccccgtttcctgcAGGACCCGCGCgcctagccagccttcccagcctgcttagcgccgcCAGGCTCGCTGCTCGCCCCCCGCAGACGCAAAAGACacaaacacccccttatattccccgtgcGTCACCAAAGTCTAACCAATTATtgaattacaataaacacatttcccgctcagaacagtaacgcgggtcgttacagtatgtaaatgtttgtgtatctttaaaataaaaaaactgtttttagtaggaaggtgatcagggttCGTCCGCCTGAGTTTcgtgcagctgctcgtgtgatgaacagaACGTTGCTTCAGATGGTGGAAAGGAAGAAACAAAGTGCACTTAAGAGTCACGCGCGTCTCTATGAtccatccaagtgtctcttcctgctcacgtaataatgaatacattgtattttctacgagacgCTGGTCGCTTCGGACAAAACTCGTGTCTGATAAATCATGAACACATggacatgatcatcatgtatCCTCTGGAAAGTGACGGCAGATCTGCGCTCTTCTCGTGGCGGGAACTGTTCGGATCGGATCGGATCGGTTCGGACAGGAGAGAATTTTGCGGCTCTTCGCCTGAACTGCAGGCACTGCAGCTCCTCCGAAGACTCCGTCTGTCCTCTTTATCGATCATCGCGGTATGAATTCACACTGGGAAAGTCGATTAGTGATCTCTCGCTCGTCTgacacccccccgccccccgcagCCGCCCCCAGCCGGTCGGGATCCGCCCATGATCCCCCAGTTCCCTGCCCGTCGCCGGAGCTCCAGAAGCGGATCGGAGCCGCGAAAGTCAGTGGGTCAAAGCGACCGCATCGCCGGTATCACGTTGAGGTTCGGAGCCCGAAGTgacccaccaccaccatcaccatcatcatggCCACGCGCCGCACGTGGTGTTTGCTGGTCGCGTTCGCGGCGCTGACTCTGCTGCAGGGTAAGTCCGCGTCGCGTGTGTCCCGGGCAGGCCGAGCGACCCTCGGCGGGTAAAAAAAAACGTGGTGAATGTGGTAGAAGGTGGTAAAAGGTGGTAAAAGCTGGTAGTAGTGTGGACCCCCATCGTGGTTCGTGCACTTAAACAGTATTGAAATGTCGCTTTTTTTTTGTCCGACGATATATTCCGGCTTTTGTTCGTCCGAAGGAGCGCGAGACTCAGTCAGTGTAGTAGCGTCACGTGCTCAAGTTTCACATGTTTACTTCTTACTTTCAGAATGTTACAAAGTAACTCGGTGCGGCGAACTACAGTTTTGTAGTTTATAAAAAcgtttttttagtatttatgcgAATAACACGGTGACCGAGACGCGCCGCTGGGCTCGTTTACCGTGGTAAAATCCTCTGCGTGCGACCGGTCCGCCCTCACTTTCCCCTTACGTGGTAATAATATGGTAATACTACAGTATTGTAACGACCGCGAGTTTGAgcggaaaatgtgtttattgtaaatagttggattatggggaaaatgtgagTGTTCAACCGCTGGAGGGACCGGGGGGGGGTGACCCTGTTGGGGGGGTAGTTCCCGAGTGCCGCTGTTGTTCCAATAAACGTCGTTCTCAATGACCAATGACCACTGACCCCTGTCCCCGTGTCCTCCTTCACCCCGTCCGACACACGTGTCATTGTTTGTGTTTACAAGTTTAGTGACTGAAAAGCCTCTGCTCTGGTACTACACACTGCTGTGTACCGTGGTATGTGACACATGGACTGTACTCTACATATATGATATGGTCTCAtgcggagaaaagtgtctagtaaatataaatattcatgtacGTGGTGACGGAGAGACCTTTTCACTGTTTACCTGATGATGCTGCAGTAAAGGAGtaaacctgggggggggggggggtgttgtcaCCCCACATCATCTCTTTACTCCTTTCTCTGAGTTCACTTGTCCTGCTTTACCGCAGTGAGGCGTGGTGTGACTGACAGGctctttgctctctctctctctctctctctctctctcacacacagtttTCCCAGTTCATGTGACTCATCCATTTCTTTCTTTACGGTCCAACAGAGAGGAATAGACGTAGAAAAGACGTTTCTGTGCATCGAGACAATTCTGATATTATGTGTCATTGATTTGCGCCTCTTTCACCTCCAGCACGAGTGACTCAGTCACTGGGCCTCCTCCCAATTCCCTCCGATTTGCTGCGTAAAGGTCATTTCGGGTTGAAGGGAGTCGCACGCTTTCTGTTGCTTTCGTGCCGCACGGCTCCTGACGCCCAGGATTTAACGTGTTACTCTCGTCCTAACCGTGATGATTAACGCTCCTTGTTTTTGTGCTCCGCAGCTCTCGCTCAGGATTTAAGCCTTTTGGATGCCCTGGATGAAACGTCGCCCAAACCGAGTATGTAAGATTTTCACTTCCGCTTTGCGCACCTTTGCAGGCCGTCAGGGGGACGGAGAAGGGAGTCGGCCGGCGGCTCGGCAGGGGCATCAGCGGCACGGGGCGTCCTCCGGCCGTGCCGCGCACCCGCTCGTCTGAAACGCGCCTCTAAACGTTTGCCCAGCAGTCGCGCTGGCTTTGTTCCCAATAGAAGCGTGAGCTTTAAAAGAGATCTCTCCTAAGAATAAGTAGAGGACTCATTTATTGTCCCGTACGATGGGTGTCACGTGCTGCTGCGAAATGCGAATCGAAAATTTGTCAAGTTTATTTCAACTCATCCATACTGCATATAATGTGTGTTGTCATGACTTGTTACCTTTGTTTCTCCTccgcagctgctgctcccaAAGCGAAACCCCAACCTGCACCAGCAGGCGGAGGGAAAGGAGGAGCAGGTGAGTCGTGAATTTTGTTCCCCTTTTTCTTGTGCTGCTTCGTCGAGAGAATCTGTCCGTAGGGCCTTGGCGCTCGGAGCCGATGCTGCCTCGTGTACCGATTTCGTCGAATCCCTTAGATATCGTTTAATGTCTGCATGTAACGTGTTCCCCTTCCGGGGCGATATAAATGCCATTCCTCTTTGTTACGTGAAACCTTTGTTTTATCCCTCGCTGTACAAGCGAACGAAATGTTGCGGTGCTGCGACGTGTCGTCCGTCTCGTGTCGAGATCGTGCTTTGTGTCCATTAAGCCGCAGCCAACGCGTTGAGCACCGCTTCAGAGCTCAGAAGGCAGTAACGTTTCCGTCTTTTACGGTGAAATATGTGCGTTCGCTTGTTATTTCACCCAGCAACGCAAACAGAACTCCTGGTATCAGTCTTGAATAGAACCACGTAATACTGAAGGTCTGGGCAGTAAGTTTGTCTCGCTGTGAATTTCTCTTGCAGACTTTGACCTGTCGGACTTCTTTGACGCCACTACGAAAGTGCCAGGGAAGCCGAAGCCGAAGGAGAAGCCGAAGCCAGAAAAGCCCGCTCCAGGTAGAGCGGTCGCGTCTCGGAGGTCGTGAGCTCTCGGCCACTTGGCTGCGTGCGCTTCCGGGAGCTCGGCGACGTTGCGTGCGGACCCGCGTTCGGCGTCTCTGCCTGTGCCTTTCTGTGCCGCGCGTTTGCTTGTTCTCTGCCAGCAAAGCACGTagtttatatgtattttgttttattttcccgTATTTAGAAACGTATGACGGCTGGAAATGCCGTTACCGCGCGACGAGACGGAGCGGCGCGGCGCTGGCTGCCCTTGTGGCCCATTCTTGCGTTTGCAAATCTGCAGCATTTGTGATTTGAAAATTTCAGTCGAGGACAGAACGCAACGGAACGGGACACGAGCGCGGCGCTGCCTTCGCGGCTCGTGTCCGGAGCTCTTCCGCGTGCGATCGATACGTAGAGGAGCGACGATGCGCGTGCTTATGGGACCAATCGGTCAGCAGTCAGCGGTACTTTGGCGTTTAGCGAGCAAaggagtttttattttcatcgaAGCACTTTTAGTGTAGCTTCAcattcttaaaatgaaaagtcttacaaagtatttttcttcATCATAGCTGCGTGTAAGATTTTTAGCGAACCGAGCCCACGAATAAACAAACGTGCACATAAGTCTCGGGACGTCTTCATTATTAAGCTGTTATTGATTGTGCGGAAATAAGAAAATGATAAATTGTGGAAGTGTCCAGAAGCTGCTCAGCAGTCGGGACTGGGCAGCACGTTCCGGAGATGGATTTGCAAAGTTTATTGAAAAACGGTAAAATCACAGGTTACTCTCATTATCTGGCATCTCCTCCAAATCGTACTCTGCTCTGTGGcccgtgtttccaggataggcttccgTCCACCAGGGCCCTGCATTCCATTCCGCTAACGCTTGTTTGAAATGGAAGAGCAGAAGTGttacagggatttttttttacagaacctcatccataaataatgtgggGGGCATCTGCATTATGTGCTTTTCGTGGATTCAGACAGAGCAGTAAGTGTAACTgtagagttacaaacaaattgagttacgaacagaccCCGAGTCACAAGTCGCCGGACGAGGACAAGCTCTGTCCCGAGGGAACGGGTACGAGCGTTACCTTCATGGGGACACGGCCAAGCAGACGAGAGACCGTTCCTTTCGCGCCGCTGCTTCTCCGTGCAGCCTGGCGAAATGCCGTGCGTCCGGCTGCTTGAGAAAAGAGGGATCGAGGCGCCTTCTGGGGGATTAGCGAGCGCGTTCGCGCTGCCCGTAACGGGAAActtgttatttttgtaaattgttaCAGCAGGGCGCTCGTCGAACACAGATTGACAGTGAGCCGCCGATGACAAGATACAAGATTGGAAACCAAAGTACGGCTGTTTGACAAAATATGTACGGTGTTGTTAAATGTCTGTTTTACACATTCTGTTCTTCtgcccttttgcctttgttGAGCACTCTGTGAAAATACACcgaattattatttataatgtcTTTATGGAGCTCGCACCTTTGTCCAGGGCACCTGGCAGTGTGCGTCACAGATGGGGGTCTGACCTTTTTCCTCAACCTCTTTGCAGCTGCTGACGACCTTGACCTTTCCGATGCCTTGGACCCAGACAACGACataagaaaagagagaaataagAAAGGAGGTGAGCACCACGTACCGCTTTCTGAGCAGCAtccctgagctgctgggtgcCGAGTGCTTTACGAATCAGAAACGCATCGTGTGCAGGGTCTCGCTCTCCGGTGACATTTGGAAGACGGCGCCGCGAGTCTTGGATTTCCTCTCGGGTTAAGGTGCGGGCGCGCCATTGTCGTCCTTCGGAGGCACTTTCCCGGTCGCCTCCTTCGGGTTCGAGTCTTTGCGCCGCCCCGTTCGCGTGACGATGCGGCAGCCGtggtgccccctgctgccggACGGGGCACGTTTGAGACGTGCTTTCGGTAGCGGGTGCGCGGCGGTGTTTCGGCATCCTTCTGCAGACGCCCGCCGAGAGAAGAAACGGTGCGCTTGCTGTTCGACGGGCCCAGTTCCTGCTCCCCCCACGAACAAGGAGATCACGGAGGTGCCATCTGCCAGCCTCCTCACTTTCTCTGCTTGGCTGGACGCCGTCTGTGGTCTCCGTGCATTTCGCCGACACCGTTTCTGGAGTTTCACCACCGTTTCCCACCGACGTGTCCTCTTCGGAGGCTCGGACCGGGATTCGATGACCGCTTTGAGGAGGAGTCCGAAGAGCTGTACTCCTTAGTTTCGCGTTTCACCGAATGACCTTTAGATGGTCAGATCGCTCTGTTCGTGCATGATCACGTTTGCCCTCTGGCGCCCCCTGTAGCACCGGAGGACAAACGGCAGGCGCACACTGAGCCGCCTCCTGCTTCTTGTGTTTCCCAGGTGGCCAGATCAGTGACAGTGACCTGTTTGACATCGTTGACACTGGTGACTACAGCCCTGACAAAGGGAAAGGTGAGGTCCTTCCAGAGCCTCGTCCAGACAACGTTCTGACTGGCGTGGTTATGTCGGCACGGCCCCGCGCTACATCTTGTGTCCGTGTGAGATATCCCAGAACCCCCTCCGTCCCGTTCTCTCCTGTTCTTTCCCAGCTTCTCTTCTACATACAGGAGTGAATTACCGATTAACTTCCACGTGATCTTTCAAAGAGCGTAAACTAGCGCTCTTTTTCCGTGTCGAAAGGACGCCGATGCTCTTAGTGAGTGGTGGGCCCATCGGCTGGTATGTCCCCTCTGGCCATTCTTCTCAATATATTGTGGACCTTGTTTCCTCTCTAGGTGGGCGAGGCTCTGTGATGGACTCAACTGACGATAGGAGCTACGGTATGTGGTAAACAACGATGCCGTGCAGCCCCCGGGGTGTCGTTCTCGTGTCACTAGTGGTTGGGCGCACGTCCCAGGGGCCTGCAGTTAACTGCCCTTCATTCATATTTGTGACAACAGTcacccccagcacagccttttcacg
It contains:
- the LOC108934091 gene encoding CD99 antigen-like protein 2, with translation MATRRTWCLLVAFAALTLLQALAQDLSLLDALDETSPKPTAAPKAKPQPAPAGGGKGGADFDLSDFFDATTKVPGKPKPKEKPKPEKPAPAADDLDLSDALDPDNDIRKERNKKGGGQISDSDLFDIVDTGDYSPDKGKGGRGSVMDSTDDRSYDTTAETGTVAGIASAVLMALMGAVGSYVSYQKKKFCFSVQQSLNAEYVKAESPESVVSQEPPVQQTLLQPPSAEPPSQP